One segment of Tenrec ecaudatus isolate mTenEca1 chromosome 1, mTenEca1.hap1, whole genome shotgun sequence DNA contains the following:
- the LOC142437452 gene encoding protein CEBPZOS-like, with the protein MAHPMKPLAKKIFRGVLVAEIAGVFGAYFLFNKMNTSQDFRQTMNKKFPFILEVYYKSIEQSGMYGIREQDQEKWLNSKS; encoded by the coding sequence ATGGCCCACCCTATGAAACCACTGGCAAAGAAGATCTTTAGAGGAGTCTTAGTAGCTGAAATTGCAGGTGTTTTTGGCGCTtactttttgtttaataaaatgaaCACAAGCCAAGATTTCAGACAAACAATGAACAAGAAATTTCCTTTCATCTTGGAAGTTTATTACAAATCCATTGAACAATCTGGAATGTATGGAATCAGAGAGCAAGATCAAGAAAAATGGCTAAATAGTAAAAGTTAG